The window GTAGGTTTGAAAGAAAGCCCCTATACCACTGTCAGTAAACTGGGTGTAGGAAAACAACAGCTCGTGGAAATTGCCCGGGCCCTTTCCAAAGAAGTGGATCTTCTTATTCTTGATGAGCCGACTTCCTCACTGAATGATGAAGAAAGCAACCACCTGTTGGACCTTATCCTTGAGTTCAAGCGTCAGGGCATTACCGCGATTATGATTTCCCACAAGCTGAACGAAGTGCTCAGGATAGCTGACAGTATTACTATTTTCCGTGACGGTAAGACCATTTCTACCTACGATGTCAAAGCGGATAATCTCACCGAAGCGGTGATCATCAAAGACATGGTAGGACGGGATCTGACCCACCGCTTTCCGGACAGGAAATCAAACCCCGGCGAAACGATTATGGAAGTCAAAAACTGGTCGGTCTACCATCCTGACTATCACAGTATGAAAGTTGTGGATAATGCATCGTTCAATTTGCGGAAAGGCGAAATCCTTGCTTTCTGTGGACCCATGGGCGCGGGGCGCACCGAATTGATGATGAGCATCTACGGTAAATCCTACGGTTCCCGCAGCGAGGGAGAGCTTTGGCTCCACGGAAAAAAAATTGAGACCCGTTCGGCGAAAGCTGCACTTGAGGCAGGCATAGGCTATGTCTCGGAGGATAGAAAAAATCTGGGATTGATCCTGATTCAAACTATCAAGAACAATATTTCAGCCTCGTCCCTGGCAAAGAAATTCTCCCGTTTTGGTCTGGTTCTGGCAGCAAAAGAAATATCCGAAGCTGAAAAATACCGGAATGAATTACGCATCAAGACGCCGTCGATTAATCAGCTTGCCCGAAACCTTTCGGGCGGCAATCAGCAGAAGGTGGTTGTAGGGCGTATCCTGATGGCAGATCCTGATATCTTTATTGTTGACGAACCCACCAGGGGCATAGATGTAGGCGCAAAAACTGAAATATACGAAATTATAAACGAATTAGCGGCTCAGGGGAAAAGCGTAATTATGGTAAGTTCAGAACTTCCCGAAGCCCTGGGCATGGCGGACAGGATCTATGTAATGAATGAGGGAGAAATAAAGGGCGTGCTGAACCACGATGAGGCAACTCAGGAAAAAATAATGCACATGGCCCTGGTTGGATAAGGAGTGTACCAATGAGCGATACAGCAGAGAAAAAATCCGGTATAGGCAGTTTGTTGAAGAGCAATTTAAGGGGCTATTCAATGTTCTTTGTCCTGGCATTGATAATGCTTGCTTTTGCCTATCTTACAGGGGGTACCAATTTCTCATCCCGTAACTTTACCAATATTCTTATTCAGTACAGTTACGTGATGATCCTTGCAGTAGGAATGGTGATGGTGATCATCGTATTGGGCATAGACCTTTCAGTTGGTTCTGTATGCGCTTTTGTAGGATCCATCAGCGCTATGGTATACAATACCGGTATAGGTATGGGGCCTACGCTGATTATTGCCCTGGCTATCGGGGTTTTGGTAGGCGCCTTTTACGGATTCTGGATAGCCTACATGAATGTACCGGCTTTCATTGCAACTCTGGCGGGGATGCTCCTTTTCCGTGGTTTAAGCTACATCGTTACGAGCCTTAATCCCATTCAGCTGCGTGACAACGGCTACAAACAAATGGCTTCAGGGTTTTTCCCCAATATATGGATGAACGAAGCTGAAACTCTTGATCTCCTTCCCATCATTGTAGGAGTGCTGGTAGCGGTACTATTTATAATTTTCGATATTATTACCCGGCGTAACCGGAAAAAGAATAATTATGAGGTTTCCCCGATTTGGGCTTTTGTTTTAAAACTAATCATAATCAGCGCGTTGATAATCGCATTGAGCCAGCGTTTTGCAACATACCGGGGCCTGCCGATTGTTGTGGCGGTTTTGGCAATAACGATATTTATCTTCCAGTTTATGATGAACAACACGATTCTGGGACGCTACATTTATGCGGTCGGCGGAAACGCCAGATCAGCAAAACTGTCGGGAATAAACTCGGAACTGGTTGTCTTCATTGTATTCTGTTTGATGGGCCTCCTCACCGGCCTTGCCGCGGTTATCCAT is drawn from Leadbettera azotonutricia ZAS-9 and contains these coding sequences:
- a CDS encoding ABC transporter permease subunit — translated: MSDTAEKKSGIGSLLKSNLRGYSMFFVLALIMLAFAYLTGGTNFSSRNFTNILIQYSYVMILAVGMVMVIIVLGIDLSVGSVCAFVGSISAMVYNTGIGMGPTLIIALAIGVLVGAFYGFWIAYMNVPAFIATLAGMLLFRGLSYIVTSLNPIQLRDNGYKQMASGFFPNIWMNEAETLDLLPIIVGVLVAVLFIIFDIITRRNRKKNNYEVSPIWAFVLKLIIISALIIALSQRFATYRGLPIVVAVLAITIFIFQFMMNNTILGRYIYAVGGNARSAKLSGINSELVVFIVFCLMGLLTGLAAVIHTGYMNSALPAAGTGFEMDAIASCYIGGVSAAGGIGTVGGVIVGALIMCAINNGMSLMNLGAAWQQVVRAIILLLAVFYDVYTRRKAGLG
- a CDS encoding ATP-binding cassette domain-containing protein → MDEYILQVENLTKEFPGVRALDQVNFRVKKGEIHSLCGENGAGKSTLMSVISGVYPKGSYEGTVLYKGHETNYHSVKDSEKEGLAIIHQELALSPYLSIYENIFLGHMKTRLGIINWDYYIKESQKYLDRVGLKESPYTTVSKLGVGKQQLVEIARALSKEVDLLILDEPTSSLNDEESNHLLDLILEFKRQGITAIMISHKLNEVLRIADSITIFRDGKTISTYDVKADNLTEAVIIKDMVGRDLTHRFPDRKSNPGETIMEVKNWSVYHPDYHSMKVVDNASFNLRKGEILAFCGPMGAGRTELMMSIYGKSYGSRSEGELWLHGKKIETRSAKAALEAGIGYVSEDRKNLGLILIQTIKNNISASSLAKKFSRFGLVLAAKEISEAEKYRNELRIKTPSINQLARNLSGGNQQKVVVGRILMADPDIFIVDEPTRGIDVGAKTEIYEIINELAAQGKSVIMVSSELPEALGMADRIYVMNEGEIKGVLNHDEATQEKIMHMALVG